The Lacipirellulaceae bacterium genome contains a region encoding:
- a CDS encoding FMN-binding protein gives MTSSGSHPRRIAHLGSPLRKYVLHATRVAIFIAIIWLIHDRHQRHMENVAGEAAIPLDHLQEYFPQGVMVAADAEGSSLHSVILDENGEIVGRFFETSPEGDDIIGFSGPTNALVAFDAEGKICDVSILSSQDTRDHVNQVKNDEHFLKSFNGMTREEAAQSTEVDSVSGATLTALAIRQAIIKRLGGGQRSLKFPEPLSVKDVRPFFPEAISVSVDEASRVWEVKNDHGDTLGTVLRTADAAENIIGYQGPSDSLIGLSTEGKVIGLAIRKSYDNQPYVDYVREDRKFPKAFLGRTRVELAELNLEEAGVEGVSGATMTSMAVAEGLIAAAKHREQPGGGADAQPTWRQSPSLHDYGTALTIALGMAIGLTSLRANRKLRIGFQIFLIVYLGLIAGNLVSQAMLVGWAQNGVPWRSAIGLALLAVAAFILPITTKRNLYCSHLCPHGAAQELLKRRGFRQVKLPAKLKVVLKLLPALLLLWCLLVGMTAIGFSLVDIEPFDAYVWKIAGTATIVVAIVGLVASLFVPMAYCHYGCPTGALLNYFRFNARSDRWTNRDWAALSFLIIACVLWAR, from the coding sequence ATGACGAGCTCCGGTTCGCACCCTCGTCGCATCGCTCATCTGGGCTCTCCGCTTCGAAAATACGTGCTGCATGCAACGCGGGTAGCGATTTTCATCGCGATCATCTGGCTGATCCATGACCGGCATCAGCGACACATGGAGAATGTCGCCGGTGAGGCGGCGATACCCCTCGATCATCTGCAAGAGTATTTCCCTCAGGGCGTTATGGTTGCTGCGGATGCCGAAGGAAGTAGCCTACACTCTGTCATTTTGGATGAGAACGGCGAGATCGTGGGACGGTTTTTTGAGACCTCGCCAGAGGGCGACGACATTATCGGATTCTCTGGCCCAACCAACGCCCTAGTTGCGTTTGATGCTGAAGGCAAGATCTGTGATGTATCGATCCTCTCCAGTCAAGACACCCGCGACCACGTTAATCAGGTAAAGAACGACGAACACTTTCTGAAATCGTTTAATGGCATGACGCGGGAAGAGGCAGCCCAGTCCACTGAAGTGGACAGTGTCTCGGGGGCAACGCTGACGGCCCTTGCCATTCGACAGGCGATCATCAAGCGTCTGGGTGGAGGGCAACGTTCGTTGAAGTTTCCCGAGCCACTTTCCGTCAAGGATGTTCGCCCGTTCTTCCCAGAAGCGATCAGCGTTAGTGTCGATGAGGCTTCCAGAGTTTGGGAAGTCAAAAACGACCACGGTGACACTTTGGGAACCGTCTTGCGTACGGCTGATGCGGCAGAGAACATTATCGGCTATCAAGGACCTAGCGATTCGTTGATCGGATTAAGCACGGAAGGAAAAGTCATCGGGCTGGCGATTCGCAAGTCCTACGATAACCAGCCTTACGTGGACTACGTGCGCGAGGATCGCAAATTCCCCAAGGCGTTTCTTGGACGAACTCGCGTGGAATTGGCAGAACTCAATTTGGAAGAGGCGGGCGTTGAGGGCGTCTCGGGGGCAACCATGACGAGCATGGCCGTGGCAGAGGGACTGATCGCTGCCGCTAAGCATCGAGAACAACCTGGTGGCGGGGCCGATGCTCAGCCCACTTGGCGACAGTCGCCCTCTCTTCACGACTATGGCACGGCTCTTACCATAGCCTTGGGGATGGCAATCGGTCTGACCTCCCTGCGAGCAAATCGAAAGCTGCGGATTGGTTTTCAGATATTTCTGATCGTCTATCTCGGGCTAATTGCCGGTAATCTAGTCTCACAAGCGATGCTCGTTGGTTGGGCTCAGAATGGCGTTCCCTGGCGATCAGCCATTGGTTTGGCCTTGCTCGCAGTTGCCGCCTTCATCTTGCCGATCACGACGAAACGGAACCTCTATTGCTCACATCTCTGTCCGCACGGTGCAGCACAAGAGTTACTCAAGAGACGTGGATTTCGCCAAGTGAAATTACCCGCCAAGCTGAAAGTGGTCCTGAAGCTCTTGCCAGCTTTGCTTCTGCTGTGGTGTCTCTTGGTGGGAATGACCGCAATCGGTTTCAGTCTTGTTGATATCGAACCCTTCGATGCTTATGTCTGGAAGATTGCTGGCACAGCGACGATTGTTGTCGCCATTGTTGGCCTCGTCGCTTCGTTGTTTGTGCCGATGGCCTATTGCCATTACGGCTGCCCAACAGGGGCCCTGCTGAATTATTTTCGTTTCAATGCACGCAGCGATCGTTGGACCAATCGTGATTGGGCCGCGCTGAGTTTTCTTATCATCGCCTGTGTCTTGTGGGCTCGTTGA
- a CDS encoding FAD-dependent oxidoreductase, whose translation MRKSVSPLAQRLLSCVLILVSTVAHASVAHAAEDSLLVEAEGFEKHGGWKLDTQFINVMGSPYLLAHGLGQPVENAATKVEFPSAGKYRVFVRTKDWVAKWNAPGAPGRFQLVVNGQPLEHTFGAQGKDWHWESGGEVEITDTSATIALNDLTGFDGRCDAIFFTKGNEAPPEDSKILSDWRQQQLELPAEPQEKDGYDLVVVGGGYSGMGAAISAARLGCKVALIQNRPVLGGNGSSEVRVWSQGLVRRGRYPRVGEIVDEFSENAKKSPGTYEEFEDAKKESIVRAEENIDLFLNHHAYEVQTQGNRITAVTTLNTKTNERTKFSGRNFVDCTGHATIGFLAKADWEMTPKGRMGMSNMWAWAESQGEKSFPETPWALQLTMDDFPYPRDHHGQWFWEGGFDKDPINEAEAIRDWNLRAVFGAFNAMKNGDGAEEHKTAYMTWVAYIGGPRESRRLLGDVILTQEDIAEKREFKDGCVPSTWSIDLHYPKKEYAKKFPDNPFISIAVHDRNIDRTYGYPVPYRCFYSRNIENLFMAGRCISVTHEALGTTRVMRTCGMMGEVVGKAATVCAARDCTPREVYEQHWEEMDQLLKLPGKAYRASFDDDFTVPEDAMPLAPAKGRTYDERKTAAAASEE comes from the coding sequence ATGAGAAAATCCGTGTCGCCTTTAGCACAGAGACTCCTTAGTTGCGTTCTGATACTAGTCTCTACGGTCGCGCACGCGTCCGTGGCTCATGCCGCGGAAGATTCTCTGCTGGTTGAAGCAGAAGGCTTCGAGAAGCATGGCGGCTGGAAGCTTGATACTCAGTTCATCAACGTGATGGGTTCGCCCTATCTGTTGGCTCACGGACTAGGTCAGCCTGTCGAGAATGCTGCGACGAAGGTCGAGTTTCCCAGTGCTGGAAAGTATCGAGTTTTCGTCAGAACAAAAGATTGGGTTGCCAAGTGGAACGCGCCGGGTGCGCCTGGAAGGTTTCAATTGGTGGTCAATGGTCAGCCACTTGAACACACGTTCGGCGCTCAAGGTAAAGATTGGCACTGGGAATCTGGCGGTGAAGTTGAAATAACCGACACCTCGGCGACGATTGCTCTAAACGATCTGACCGGTTTCGACGGTCGCTGTGACGCAATCTTCTTCACCAAGGGCAATGAGGCTCCCCCCGAGGACTCGAAGATCCTTTCCGATTGGCGTCAGCAGCAACTAGAGCTTCCCGCCGAGCCGCAGGAAAAAGACGGTTATGATTTAGTCGTCGTCGGTGGCGGTTATTCGGGGATGGGGGCCGCGATCTCGGCTGCCCGTTTGGGTTGCAAAGTAGCACTGATCCAGAACCGCCCCGTGCTGGGTGGCAACGGCTCAAGTGAAGTCCGGGTTTGGTCACAAGGGTTAGTACGTCGCGGAAGATATCCCCGTGTTGGCGAAATCGTTGACGAGTTCAGCGAAAACGCGAAGAAATCGCCTGGCACTTACGAGGAGTTCGAAGACGCCAAGAAGGAGTCGATCGTTCGGGCTGAAGAGAACATCGACCTGTTCCTGAATCATCACGCCTATGAGGTTCAGACACAAGGAAATCGAATCACCGCGGTAACAACGCTCAACACAAAGACAAACGAGCGTACCAAATTCAGTGGTCGCAACTTTGTTGATTGCACTGGCCACGCAACCATTGGTTTTCTTGCCAAAGCGGATTGGGAAATGACCCCCAAAGGCCGCATGGGAATGAGCAATATGTGGGCCTGGGCTGAGTCTCAAGGGGAGAAGAGCTTTCCCGAGACACCTTGGGCCCTTCAGCTGACGATGGACGATTTTCCCTATCCTCGCGACCACCACGGACAATGGTTCTGGGAGGGGGGCTTTGATAAAGATCCAATCAACGAAGCCGAGGCAATCCGCGACTGGAATCTACGGGCCGTCTTCGGTGCTTTTAACGCGATGAAGAACGGCGACGGGGCCGAGGAACACAAGACCGCTTACATGACCTGGGTGGCGTATATCGGTGGGCCGCGCGAGTCGCGCCGCCTGCTCGGTGATGTGATTCTCACGCAGGAAGATATTGCCGAAAAGCGCGAGTTCAAGGACGGCTGCGTACCTAGCACGTGGAGCATTGACCTCCACTATCCGAAGAAGGAATACGCGAAGAAGTTTCCCGACAACCCGTTCATTTCGATTGCCGTGCACGATCGCAATATCGATCGGACCTATGGCTACCCCGTTCCGTACCGCTGCTTTTATTCTCGCAACATTGAGAACCTATTCATGGCAGGTCGGTGCATAAGCGTCACGCACGAGGCACTGGGTACGACTCGTGTGATGCGAACCTGCGGCATGATGGGTGAAGTAGTCGGCAAAGCGGCCACGGTCTGTGCGGCCCGGGATTGCACTCCTCGTGAAGTCTATGAACAGCATTGGGAGGAAATGGATCAACTACTCAAGCTTCCCGGTAAAGCGTATCGAGCCAGCTTCGATGACGACTTCACGGTTCCTGAGGATGCGATGCCCCTCGCGCCTGCCAAGGGGCGGACCTACGACGAACGGAAGACTGCAGCAGCGGCTAGTGAAGAATGA
- a CDS encoding DUF5060 domain-containing protein, producing the protein MSFLRMKHAARSHQSANLSTQLRLEQLEPRQMLAGDGLVGEYFNGQDLDQPAGMRTDATVDFGNDALGVNASGMVTGDDIYSIRWTGWVQVDTGGQWQFTTFSNDGVRLWVDDTQIIDNWTTHTSTRDDGAITLDAGWHPIRLEYFQQAGTSDMRLLFSGPGQSEIIIPQSHLCTTLPDTGQPIANAGPDRVVLLPANSVILDGSATDNGSISTYAWSQLSGPSTSQLAGANTEDLTASNLVEGVYQFQLMVTDNEANTDTDTVTVNVVPETGGAVITGELKQWHKVTLDFEGPTTSETATNNPFLNYRMDVTFTHADSGEQYVVPGYFGGDGNAANTGASSGNVWRVHFAPSEIGDWTYTASFRSGTNVAVSTNPLAGASGGFFDGAGGAFAVAATDKTGRDLRGKGRLEYVGERYLKFAGNGEYFLKQGPDAPENLLAYEDFDNTTNEGGRRKSYAAHAGDWNPGDPSWDGGKGTELIGAVNYLASEGLNAFSFLPMNIEGDDKNVFPYISKAAADRTRMDVSKLDQWEIVFEHATQQGFFLHFKTQETENDQLLDGGALGNQRRLYYRELIARFSHHLALNWNLGEENTNTTQQRKDFAQFFYDNDPYNHHIVIHTFPGQKDAVYDPLLGNASKLTGASLQTSNSSFTQVHADTVKWVNDSAAAGKPWAIAVDEPGDAQAALRPDNDAGNSHEDGRKNALWGTLMGGGYGNEWYFGYGHAHSDLTLEDFRSRDDWWDYTRYSLDFFYDNEIPFWRMQNDNSISTASNDYGFYEPGEVYVAYLKNGGTTNIDLAGASGQFEVKWFDPRNGGDLQNGSVTTVAGGTSQNVGQAPDTTGQDWVVLVRKPLIVDQGPFGGTPHQVADGTIIQFEDYDEGGEGKAYHDTTATGFGNHARGGSVDAGPATGAVGERIGWIDDGEWLEYTADITAGTYYATVRYSSIVNNAGTVRLLLGDGPDGENFTELATFNLQSTGGFTQWADLSIPGITLAEADGKVLRVELEGSLFELDYFQFTTAPPTNTAPDVTIDSVTQVVTENPSDGVYQESGGLVIMEMENTTSPLGLWQPQTAYANFTGDGYLQFTGNGTASGPPNSPLEFKFKINQPGLYYLHLRAARDTTNGQPSDHSNDAYVRVEGNYGAGPNAGNTHGDDAPLSMLMSDTKFFGGTANSFSWNSGNRLDPGGHDNKRVAVYDFQAGEEYTLVVSGRSKFFSVDRIMFRHASVATGTAQSLTNPESSQSGGEEVAERTFEIEATVTDDGRTNSPPILQWTKLSGPGTVTFDDPNAEDVTAEFSADGNYVLRLTADDGENITSEDVAVAVQTVVEPLSFNAIDDAYLENNNPFNDGFLKVENASRNRTSYLKFDVSGLGGNEVTNATLRLQVNGDAGSGGVTAYLGSHNSWTETTITNANKPTAGVALDTVSGSHSIGQTLEFDVTDAVNGDGQVTFVLQLASGGNDVWFSSSEGAAPPELLIEAAPVLPGPGDFDTDDDVDGFDFLTWQRGYPSPYNSNDLVDWRNHYGVADSPADGFQFLAMQRSYGEPYDGEDISSWRDGYGSTASLSQVSAPASSETPAPLAIASVVAADSSELAWLAQAALRVDVQTSVGTLEPPGSEQQLSSQIPLVVDSLFGVSASESQDAAIGAVDHRAAVDLALADLDADSLDASSLRTNSSEAESKSSLK; encoded by the coding sequence ATGTCTTTCCTTCGCATGAAGCACGCCGCCCGATCTCATCAGTCGGCGAACCTCTCTACGCAACTTCGTTTAGAGCAGCTTGAGCCGCGGCAGATGCTTGCCGGGGATGGGTTGGTTGGTGAGTACTTCAACGGTCAAGACCTTGACCAACCTGCCGGGATGCGGACCGATGCGACGGTCGACTTTGGCAACGATGCGCTGGGGGTTAATGCGTCGGGCATGGTCACCGGCGACGACATCTACTCCATTCGTTGGACCGGTTGGGTGCAGGTCGACACGGGCGGCCAGTGGCAGTTCACGACGTTCAGCAACGATGGCGTCAGGCTGTGGGTGGACGATACTCAAATCATCGACAACTGGACCACGCACACCAGCACGCGCGATGATGGGGCCATTACGCTCGACGCGGGCTGGCATCCAATTCGGTTGGAATATTTCCAGCAGGCCGGCACGTCGGACATGCGGCTTTTGTTCTCCGGTCCTGGTCAGAGCGAAATAATCATTCCGCAGTCGCACCTTTGCACGACACTGCCAGACACCGGCCAACCGATTGCCAACGCCGGGCCGGATCGTGTCGTGCTGCTGCCTGCGAATAGTGTGATTCTTGACGGTTCCGCGACCGACAACGGTTCGATCTCTACTTACGCTTGGTCCCAGCTGAGCGGACCCAGTACGTCGCAACTCGCCGGGGCGAATACTGAAGACCTTACGGCAAGCAACTTGGTTGAGGGTGTTTATCAGTTTCAACTGATGGTGACCGACAACGAGGCGAACACGGACACCGATACCGTCACTGTGAATGTGGTGCCGGAAACCGGCGGAGCCGTCATCACTGGCGAGTTAAAGCAGTGGCACAAGGTCACGCTCGACTTCGAAGGACCGACCACCAGCGAGACAGCCACCAACAATCCGTTCTTGAACTACCGGATGGATGTCACTTTTACGCACGCTGATTCAGGCGAACAATACGTGGTGCCCGGGTATTTTGGGGGTGATGGAAACGCGGCCAACACGGGTGCCAGTTCGGGCAATGTGTGGCGAGTTCACTTCGCACCCAGCGAAATTGGCGATTGGACGTATACCGCGTCGTTCCGCTCGGGGACGAACGTTGCCGTGAGCACCAATCCGCTAGCCGGTGCCAGTGGCGGTTTCTTCGACGGCGCCGGCGGAGCTTTTGCCGTTGCTGCGACGGACAAAACCGGTCGCGATCTGCGTGGTAAAGGTCGACTCGAATACGTGGGTGAGCGGTATCTGAAATTCGCCGGCAACGGTGAGTACTTCTTGAAGCAAGGGCCCGACGCCCCGGAGAATCTGCTCGCCTACGAGGATTTCGACAACACCACGAACGAAGGGGGCCGCCGCAAGTCGTACGCTGCCCATGCGGGCGACTGGAATCCGGGCGATCCTTCCTGGGATGGTGGAAAGGGAACCGAACTGATCGGGGCGGTCAATTACTTGGCTTCTGAGGGGCTTAACGCGTTCTCATTCCTGCCGATGAACATTGAGGGGGACGACAAGAACGTCTTCCCTTACATCTCGAAAGCTGCTGCGGACCGCACGCGCATGGATGTGTCGAAGCTGGACCAATGGGAAATCGTCTTCGAACACGCCACGCAGCAAGGTTTCTTCCTGCACTTCAAAACGCAGGAGACCGAGAACGACCAGCTACTCGATGGCGGTGCGTTAGGCAATCAGCGACGGCTGTACTATCGCGAGTTGATCGCCCGGTTCAGCCATCACTTGGCGTTGAACTGGAACCTGGGCGAAGAGAACACGAACACGACGCAGCAGCGGAAGGATTTCGCGCAGTTCTTCTACGACAACGATCCGTACAACCACCACATCGTGATTCACACGTTCCCGGGGCAGAAGGATGCGGTTTACGATCCGCTGTTGGGCAACGCGTCGAAGCTCACGGGTGCGTCACTCCAGACGAGCAACTCCAGCTTCACGCAAGTGCATGCGGACACGGTGAAGTGGGTGAACGATTCAGCTGCTGCTGGCAAGCCGTGGGCGATTGCAGTGGATGAGCCGGGTGATGCTCAAGCTGCTTTACGTCCCGATAACGACGCTGGAAATAGCCATGAGGATGGTCGCAAGAACGCCCTCTGGGGAACCCTCATGGGCGGTGGCTACGGCAACGAGTGGTACTTTGGGTACGGTCACGCTCATTCCGACCTCACTCTCGAAGACTTTCGCAGCCGGGACGATTGGTGGGACTACACACGCTACTCGCTAGATTTCTTCTACGACAACGAGATCCCGTTCTGGCGAATGCAGAATGATAACTCGATTAGCACGGCTTCGAACGACTACGGCTTCTATGAGCCGGGCGAAGTTTACGTTGCTTACCTGAAGAACGGCGGCACAACGAACATTGACTTGGCTGGTGCAAGTGGGCAATTCGAGGTGAAGTGGTTCGACCCACGCAACGGGGGCGACCTGCAGAACGGCTCGGTCACGACTGTAGCCGGTGGCACTTCCCAGAACGTCGGGCAAGCACCGGACACGACGGGACAAGACTGGGTCGTACTCGTTCGCAAGCCTTTGATCGTCGATCAAGGTCCCTTTGGCGGCACGCCTCATCAGGTTGCCGATGGAACAATTATCCAGTTCGAGGATTACGATGAGGGCGGCGAAGGCAAAGCCTATCACGACACAACGGCCACCGGATTTGGCAACCATGCTCGCGGGGGAAGTGTTGATGCGGGGCCTGCCACGGGGGCAGTGGGAGAACGAATCGGCTGGATTGATGATGGCGAGTGGCTGGAGTACACGGCTGACATTACCGCGGGGACCTACTACGCGACGGTGCGTTACTCTTCGATCGTCAATAACGCAGGCACCGTCCGACTACTATTAGGTGACGGGCCAGACGGAGAGAACTTCACCGAGCTGGCGACCTTCAATTTGCAATCCACGGGCGGTTTCACTCAGTGGGCTGATCTGTCGATTCCAGGGATCACGCTTGCCGAGGCTGATGGCAAGGTTCTACGAGTCGAGCTTGAAGGTTCGCTGTTTGAACTCGACTACTTCCAGTTCACCACAGCACCGCCGACGAATACGGCCCCAGACGTGACGATCGATAGCGTCACGCAGGTGGTAACTGAGAATCCCAGCGATGGGGTTTACCAGGAATCAGGCGGGTTGGTAATTATGGAGATGGAGAACACCACCTCGCCGTTGGGACTCTGGCAGCCGCAGACTGCGTACGCGAATTTTACGGGAGACGGGTACCTGCAATTTACAGGGAATGGCACCGCCAGTGGCCCGCCGAACTCGCCGTTGGAGTTCAAGTTTAAGATCAATCAGCCCGGTTTATACTACCTGCACTTGCGAGCCGCTCGCGACACCACCAACGGTCAGCCCAGCGATCACAGCAACGACGCTTACGTTCGGGTGGAGGGTAACTACGGGGCAGGCCCCAATGCCGGCAATACTCACGGTGACGATGCTCCGCTAAGCATGTTGATGAGCGACACGAAGTTCTTCGGCGGCACAGCGAATAGTTTTTCTTGGAACTCGGGCAATCGCCTCGATCCCGGCGGGCACGACAATAAGCGGGTCGCAGTTTACGATTTCCAAGCGGGTGAGGAGTACACGCTGGTTGTGTCGGGCCGCTCAAAGTTCTTTAGCGTCGATCGCATTATGTTCCGTCACGCGAGCGTTGCCACCGGCACGGCTCAGAGCTTAACCAATCCCGAGTCCTCTCAGTCGGGCGGAGAAGAAGTTGCCGAGCGGACCTTCGAGATTGAAGCGACCGTGACTGATGACGGGCGGACGAATTCTCCACCGATTTTGCAGTGGACGAAGCTATCAGGTCCTGGAACCGTTACCTTTGACGATCCCAATGCGGAAGACGTCACCGCTGAGTTCAGTGCCGACGGAAACTACGTCCTTCGCCTGACCGCCGACGATGGCGAGAATATCACAAGTGAAGATGTCGCCGTGGCCGTGCAAACTGTGGTCGAACCGCTTAGCTTCAACGCGATCGATGATGCCTATCTCGAGAACAATAACCCATTCAATGATGGTTTTCTCAAAGTTGAGAATGCCTCGCGTAATCGAACGAGTTATCTGAAGTTCGATGTTTCTGGCTTGGGTGGGAACGAGGTCACCAATGCGACCTTGCGTCTACAAGTGAACGGCGACGCGGGTTCTGGCGGAGTTACCGCTTACCTTGGCAGTCACAACTCTTGGACAGAAACGACGATTACCAATGCCAATAAGCCGACAGCCGGTGTCGCTCTGGATACCGTCAGTGGCTCGCACAGCATTGGCCAGACGCTTGAGTTTGACGTCACCGATGCCGTGAATGGCGACGGACAAGTGACCTTCGTCTTGCAATTGGCCTCCGGCGGCAATGACGTCTGGTTTAGTTCCAGCGAAGGAGCGGCTCCGCCGGAACTTCTGATTGAAGCGGCCCCCGTGTTGCCCGGACCGGGCGACTTTGACACCGACGACGACGTCGACGGATTCGACTTCCTTACTTGGCAGCGGGGGTACCCGAGCCCTTACAACAGCAATGATTTGGTTGACTGGCGAAACCACTACGGCGTGGCCGATTCGCCTGCCGATGGCTTCCAGTTCCTTGCTATGCAGCGTAGCTATGGGGAACCGTATGACGGAGAAGACATTTCCTCATGGCGAGACGGCTATGGCTCGACGGCGTCGCTAAGTCAGGTAAGTGCCCCAGCTTCATCGGAGACTCCAGCACCCCTCGCAATCGCTTCTGTTGTTGCCGCTGATAGCAGTGAGCTCGCTTGGCTTGCGCAGGCAGCTCTACGCGTCGATGTGCAAACGTCTGTCGGCACCTTAGAGCCACCTGGATCTGAACAACAGCTTAGCAGCCAGATACCGCTTGTTGTCGATTCGTTGTTCGGAGTCTCTGCTTCTGAATCTCAAGACGCTGCTATCGGCGCTGTGGACCATCGAGCCGCCGTTGATCTCGCTCTAGCCGATCTCGATGCCGATTCGCTCGATGCATCAAGCCTTCGAACAAACTCGTCCGAAGCTGAGAGCAAGTCGAGTTTGAAATAG
- a CDS encoding alpha-L-fucosidase, with protein MSSRLVVVALCTVAIGGQAFSKAPHDPTQPHPLVEPALEKVEAGIGEGPFEANWKSLESYEIPQWYKAAKFGIFIHWGAYSVPAFGSEWYPRQMYIKHERRGDNFYEHHLKKYGPHKDFGYKDFIPQFKAEKFDAAAWAKLFKETGARYVIPVAEHHDGFPMYDCAYTRWDSTEMGPKRDVIQELSEAVRAEGLKFGVSSHRAFNWMFYVRDESFDNADPQYADLYGRPMPFLFEDDAWDYKKTFVPQDKQFMDDWLARSCELVDKYQPDVIWFDFGITPGRQEATYDDNPFGEHLQKFAAYYYNQSSKQADGLGIINYKWGAFPETAAVLDKERSKMAEIRKPFWQTDTAVSASSWGYTENQRYKKPGRLINDLVDIVSKNGCLLLNVGPRPDGTIPEEDQAILRAIGDWLKINGESIYDTTYWKTFGEGPTGVSTGHVSESKDKPFTAEDLRFTTRDDILYVTGLAWPEDNKVTVKTLAKGSEHYPEEIAEIVLLGSDAKLKWSRDESGLSIELPTEKPSEYAYVLKVTK; from the coding sequence ATGAGTTCCAGGCTCGTTGTCGTAGCACTCTGCACTGTCGCAATCGGCGGTCAGGCCTTTAGCAAAGCACCCCACGACCCCACCCAACCTCACCCACTCGTCGAGCCCGCTTTGGAGAAGGTGGAAGCAGGAATTGGCGAAGGTCCGTTTGAAGCAAACTGGAAGTCCCTAGAGAGCTACGAAATTCCTCAGTGGTACAAAGCTGCCAAGTTCGGAATCTTCATTCACTGGGGTGCGTACAGCGTGCCCGCTTTCGGTAGTGAATGGTATCCCAGGCAGATGTATATCAAGCACGAGCGACGTGGCGACAATTTCTACGAGCATCACCTGAAAAAATACGGACCGCACAAAGACTTCGGCTACAAAGACTTCATCCCGCAGTTCAAAGCGGAGAAGTTTGACGCCGCAGCCTGGGCCAAGCTGTTCAAGGAGACAGGCGCCCGTTATGTAATTCCGGTCGCTGAGCACCACGATGGCTTTCCGATGTACGACTGTGCGTACACACGTTGGGACTCGACGGAGATGGGGCCCAAACGCGACGTGATTCAAGAGCTTTCCGAAGCAGTTCGAGCGGAAGGCTTAAAGTTCGGAGTAAGTAGCCATCGAGCGTTCAATTGGATGTTCTACGTCCGCGACGAATCGTTCGACAACGCTGATCCGCAGTACGCCGATTTGTACGGCCGTCCGATGCCCTTCCTGTTTGAAGACGATGCGTGGGATTACAAGAAAACCTTTGTACCTCAAGACAAACAGTTCATGGACGATTGGCTGGCTAGAAGCTGTGAACTCGTTGACAAGTATCAGCCTGATGTAATCTGGTTCGACTTCGGCATCACCCCTGGCCGACAGGAAGCGACTTACGACGACAATCCTTTCGGCGAGCACTTGCAGAAGTTTGCAGCGTACTACTACAACCAGTCTTCGAAACAAGCCGACGGGCTTGGCATTATCAATTACAAATGGGGCGCTTTCCCCGAGACGGCCGCTGTGCTGGATAAAGAGCGGTCGAAGATGGCCGAGATTCGTAAGCCGTTCTGGCAGACCGACACGGCGGTGAGCGCCAGTTCCTGGGGTTATACGGAGAACCAACGCTATAAGAAGCCGGGGCGATTGATCAACGATCTGGTCGACATCGTCAGCAAGAACGGTTGCTTGCTTCTCAACGTCGGCCCACGTCCCGACGGGACGATCCCCGAGGAAGATCAAGCGATCCTCCGCGCTATCGGTGACTGGCTGAAGATCAACGGCGAGTCGATCTACGACACCACCTACTGGAAGACTTTTGGTGAAGGGCCAACCGGCGTCTCGACGGGACATGTCTCAGAGTCGAAGGACAAGCCTTTCACGGCTGAAGACCTTCGCTTTACCACGCGTGACGACATCCTCTATGTCACGGGGCTCGCTTGGCCTGAGGACAACAAAGTCACTGTGAAGACGCTGGCCAAAGGCAGCGAACACTATCCCGAGGAGATCGCGGAGATCGTTCTCTTGGGGTCTGATGCCAAACTGAAGTGGAGCCGCGACGAGTCTGGGCTTTCCATCGAGTTGCCTACGGAAAAGCCTTCAGAGTATGCTTATGTCTTGAAAGTGACCAAATAG